In Brevibacillus brevis, a genomic segment contains:
- a CDS encoding undecaprenyl-diphosphate phosphatase, translating to MLLLLEHIFLGIVQGLTEFLPISSTGHLVLFRKLFGLQEAGLLFDTMLHFGTLIAVCIVFWEQIRYILAHPLSKLARLLVVGTIPTAVIGLAFEDYFEEISRTGVTIGWEFLATGAILWGVESMRRGRRTFDEIGYTDALIIGTLQGAAILPALSRSGLTIAGSLLRGIERADAARFSFLLSLPAILGACALQAVKVAKAPLETSLLIPMTVGTICSAIAGYIAIRWMLGIISRGSMKGFAIYVWILGIVILALQWLGW from the coding sequence ATGCTACTCTTGCTCGAGCACATCTTTCTGGGGATCGTGCAAGGCTTGACCGAATTTTTGCCTATTTCCAGCACAGGCCATCTCGTCTTGTTCCGCAAGCTGTTCGGTCTGCAGGAAGCCGGCCTGCTCTTCGATACGATGCTCCACTTCGGGACGCTCATTGCCGTGTGCATCGTCTTTTGGGAGCAGATCCGCTACATCCTCGCTCATCCGCTAAGCAAGCTCGCGCGGCTGCTCGTCGTCGGCACGATCCCGACCGCCGTGATCGGTCTTGCCTTCGAGGACTACTTCGAGGAAATCTCGCGGACCGGGGTCACGATCGGCTGGGAGTTTCTCGCCACCGGGGCGATCCTCTGGGGCGTGGAGTCCATGCGCAGAGGGCGCCGCACCTTTGACGAGATCGGCTACACGGACGCCCTGATCATCGGCACGCTGCAGGGAGCCGCTATCCTGCCGGCCTTGTCCCGCTCCGGACTGACCATCGCCGGTTCTCTCCTGCGCGGGATCGAACGGGCGGACGCTGCCCGCTTCTCTTTTCTGCTGTCGCTACCCGCGATCCTGGGGGCATGCGCCCTGCAGGCCGTAAAGGTGGCCAAAGCCCCTCTGGAAACCTCGCTGCTCATCCCGATGACTGTCGGGACGATCTGTTCGGCGATCGCCGGGTACATCGCCATACGCTGGATGCTGGGGATTATCAGCAGAGGCTCCATGAAAGGATTTGCCATCTACGTATGGATTCTCGGCATCGTCATTCTCGCCCTGCAATGGCTGGGCTGGTAG
- a CDS encoding toprim domain-containing protein — MAGCVIIVEGKTDKERLLRVLAEPVTILCTYGTYSPEKGEELAEQTMDADEVYLFTDEDASGKKLRACLREDFPRASHLHTLSMYAEVANTPLDVLAELLDRAGFAVDPSVLGHGGG, encoded by the coding sequence GGTTGCGTCATCATCGTGGAAGGCAAAACGGACAAGGAGCGGCTCCTGCGGGTGCTTGCGGAGCCTGTCACCATTCTGTGCACATACGGGACGTACAGCCCGGAGAAGGGGGAGGAGCTCGCAGAGCAAACCATGGACGCAGACGAAGTGTATCTGTTTACGGACGAGGATGCCAGCGGCAAAAAGCTGCGGGCCTGTTTGCGGGAGGATTTCCCCCGTGCCAGCCACCTGCATACGCTGAGCATGTACGCGGAAGTGGCCAACACGCCGCTTGACGTCCTGGCGGAGCTCCTGGATCGGGCAGGATTTGCGGTAGATCCGTCGGTCCTCGGGCACGGCGGAGGCTAA